A genome region from Meriones unguiculatus strain TT.TT164.6M chromosome 19, Bangor_MerUng_6.1, whole genome shotgun sequence includes the following:
- the LOC110539556 gene encoding vomeronasal type-1 receptor 46-like, with protein MILNITNITIFLLLIGLSTMANVSVFVSYICTSVGSGKKAVRLILVHLALTNIIMLCSKGMTMEALGMRHFLGDLGCHIFVYLERMARGLAICTSSLLTVVQTIIMNPRASCWRRLRLRSTRQVLLSLIFFWILNSVISMNLLLSFRDKGTNTLPLLKKSKYCYFIKESHKINNVFLTLMVLRDAVFQGAMGGASGYMVFLLHKHHQHVLYIQNSKLLYRTPPELRAAQSVLLLMLCFLFFYWTDCVVSLYLSSSLKNDSLTIQFQEFLVIGYAVFSPFLLIHRDVHLTKCCHAK; from the coding sequence ATGATTTTGAATATTACCAACATAACAATATTCCTTCTTCTAATTGGACTCAGTACTATGgcaaatgtttctgtttttgtgagtTATATATGCACTTCTGTGGGCTCTGGGAAGAAAGCTGTACGCCTTATCCTCGTCCACTTGGCTTTGACAAATATTATAATGCTTTGTTCCAAGGGAATGACAATGGAAGCTTTAGGTATGAGGCACTTCCTTGGTGATCTGGGCTGTCACATTTTTGTTTATCTAGAAAGAATGGCCCGAGGCCTCGCCATCTGCACCAGCAGTCTCCTCACAGTGGTCCAGACCATCATCATGAACCCCAGAGCCTCCTGTTGGAGGAGGCTCAGACTGAGGTCTACAAGACAAGTGCTTCTCTCACTGATCTTCTTTTGGATTCTCAATTCTGTGATCAGCATGAACCTTCTCCTTTCCTTCAGAGACAAAGGTACAAACACATTACCACTGCTTAAGAAGAGCAAATATTGTTATTTCATAAAAGAAAGtcataaaataaacaatgttTTTCTCACCCTTATGGTCCTGAGAGATGCAGTGTTTCAGGGTGCCATGGGAGGGGCCAGTGGCTACATGGTATTTCTTCTCCACAAGCACCACCAGCATGTCCTCTACATTCAGAACTCCAAGCTTCTCTACAGAACTCCCCCTGAGCTGAGAGCTGCTCAAAGTGTCCTCCTTCTcatgctctgttttcttttcttttactggaCTGATTGTGTTGTTTCTTTATATTTATCTTCCTCTTTAAAGAATGACTCCTTAACAATTCAGTTTCAAGAATTTCTGGTCATTGGTTATGCAGTTTTCAGCCCATTTTTGCTGATTCACAGGGATGTACACCTGACTAAATGTTGTCATGCTAAATAA